GCAATTACTATCATTGTGTTGTGTGGTTTTTCCTTCTACCTAGGTGGAATCTTTAAATCTGGAAATAGTGATAATGGTGTTAGTGTAATCAACAACATTCAGAAAACACTTGAATCTCCTAAAGAGTCCTCAGGTTCTCTTCAAATTAGGTCCTTCAATTTCCCTGAATGCAGCAATGACTATCAAGACTACACTCCATGCACAGATCCAAAggtattaatactaataatactTGTTATGTTATGGTTTTTTGTTGAGGAAAATTTCATTGTTATGTTGATTGAGTATATATGCATGATTTTTGTAGAGATGGAGAAAGTATGGTACCTATAGACTTACTTTGTTGGAACGCCATTGCCCTCCAATTTCTGAGAGGAAAGAATGCTTAGTTCCTCCTCCACCTGGATATAAGCCTCCAATTAGATGGCCAAAGAGTAGAGATGAATGTTGGTACAGGTATGTAATATCTTCTTAAGTTGAAATAATCAAAGTTTGAATTGATCTtgtgatttaatttatattcactGTCAGTGTAAAGATTTACATATTTGATTGGTTATGTGATTGCATGACAGCATAAAATTTTTTAACTGACGGTATATCAGAATTAAACTCTTGATTTTAAGTTTCCTTCTGCATTGATGTGTATATTGTTGTccacttttttgaaaaatttgtgtTACATAAATAAATGACAGGAATGTGCCATATGACTGGATTAACAAGCAGAAGTCTAATCAGCATTGGTTGAGAAAGGAAGGGGAGAAATTTCTGTTTCCTGGTGGGGGTACTATGTTCCCTAATGGTGTTGGTGAATATGTTGATTTAATGCAAGATCTGATCCCAGGAATTAAAGATGGGTCAGTTAGAACTGCAATTGATACTGGTTGTGGGGTGAGTTTTAGTccttatgttttattttttacgtGTCTTGTGTCTGACACCGACAAATGAATTCAACAgaagaattaaattaattgattcatATAACTTTGATTTATGTTAGGTTGCTAGCTGGGGTGGTGACTTGTTGGATCGCGGCGTTCTGACGATTTCTCTTGCACCGAGAGATAACCATGAAGCTCAGGTTCAATTTGCTTTGGAGCGCGGTATCCCTGCAATTCTTGGTGTCATCTCTACACAAAGACTTCCTTTCCCTTCAAACTCCTTTGATATGGCTCATTGCTCTAGATGCCTTATCCCATGGACTGAATTTGGTAACTCTTCAATTGATTTCAAAATTTCAGCAATATGTAGCATCGTTTTCGTGGATTCTCCAGGATAGTTTATGAAAACATATATCATTTattatagaaatagcttatacaGAAGTGTTTATGCTATGAGTGCTTATTAGAGCTGATATAAGTTCAGTGTATTTTGATTCATTAACTGATGCTGATATTTGTATCTGCTGTTTTTAGGTGGAATTTATCTCCTTGAAATACACCGAATTCTTCGTCCTGGAGGATTTTGGGTTTTGTCCGGTCCACCAGTAAACTACGAGCGTAGGTGGCGCGGATGGAATACGACAGTGGAAGAACAAAGATCAGATTATGAGAAGCTACAAGATTTGCTCACATCAATGTGCTTCAAATTATACAACAAAAAGGATGACATTGCTGTATGGCAGAAGGCCACAGACAACACTTGCTATGATAAGCTTTCAAGAGATAGCTATCCTCCAAAATGTGATGACAGCCTTGAACCAGATTCAGGGTGGTACACTCCGCTTCGCGCATGTTTTGTCGTTCCAGACGCAAAGTACCAGAAATCAGGACTCACATACATGAACAAATGGCCTCAAAGGTTGAATGTTGCACCTGAAAGGATTTCAATTGTTCAAGGTTCAAGTTCTAGTAGTTTTAGTCATGATAACAGTAAGTGGAAAAAGCGTGCTCAACACTACAAGAAGTTGGTTCCTGAACTTGGAACAGAAAAGGTAAGAAATGTGATGGACATGAATACAGCTTATGGAGGTTTTGCTGCTTCCTTGATCAATGATCCTTTGTGGGTTATGAATGTTGTCTCATCTTATAGTCCTAATACACTCCCTGTTGTTTTCGACCGCGGCCTCATTGGAACCTTCCATGACTGGtatgtttcaaattttaattatatgaacCATAAGGTTCATGTGTTTTGTTTATGAATGCTTTTTTGTGTTATGTCATACTAGTATGGTTTTGTAATGATTTGAATTTCACAATGACTTGTGCTAGGTGTGAAGCTTTTTCAACATATCCTAGAACCTATGACTTACTTCATGCTGATGGACTCTTCACTGCAGAAAGCCACAGGTGAATATGAACTCAATCTAAGCACTTAagttaaatatgtatttataatataagCACTTAAGTTTTTTCACAAACTATCTTGAGGAGATAACTGAAAACGAGTAATAAgttatttatacttttatataCTGACATAAGCACTTCTGAGACTATTTAAGATAGATTGTGAAAATAGCCCGTGACATGTCCAAGTTGATACTTTGCAGATGTGAAATGAAGTATGTGATGTTGGAAATGGACCGTATTTTAAGACCAGGCGGACACGCTATAATTCGAGAGTCAAGTTATTTTGCGGACGCAGTTGCAACAATTGCCAAGGGTATGCGATGGATATGTCGCAAAGAAAACACTGAGTATGGTGTTGAGAAAGAGAAGATATTGATATGCCAGAAAAAGTTATGGCAGCCATCCAACTCAGGATCAAGATAATGTGACAAACTCATGAACATGTGAAGTGGTGAGAAAGGAGTGGCTATTAAGAAATCGTAATTCCATAAGTAAAGAAGCAAAGGGAAACGAATTCAGAGCCATTCTTAACAAAAAAGATTGATTCATTCTTATtataatcaatatcaatatatatacaGATCAAGGATCAGTCAAGttcaaatttttatcaaatactaTTGGAGAACTAGTAACtcaataatttgattttgttaagttatatagaAGATTTTCTTATAGATAATATTCTTTGTATTGCATCAAATTTAATGTATCAGGTGTATTCCTCTTTGtttatctatttttgttgttgttattgttgtgtAATATCCAACTTCTTCCAAAGTTAATTCATGTGAAGAAATGAAAGTTTCATCTCCCACAGAAAGCATATAATATGCTATATGCaatttatacaataataattGATACTCTTATGTTGAGTTATGTGTAGATTGTGTTCATTGTTAGTTTGTGACTGAAGTTTTCATATATGTGAAACgttttatattgttaaaattatatttttctttattcaaATACATGTTCTTTTACTTCAGAAAGAATGTCTACACTCAATAAAATATGGTGTTGAGATATAttgttgaaaatttatattgatacaTTTGGCaacaatgatttatttttttcaaagtaATAAGATGAGGAaacaaatataaagtaaaaaaataaaataaaactacagTGGTCTAATGAGAGGTAAAAGTTGGTTTTTCTCACAAGGTttagttaaatattattataggcCTTACATGTTCTAAAAATTCAAAGTCCAAAGTCTAATATGTTGAATGtcattttttgattttattctgTGCGTGTTTGACTTAGTTTTTGTCAAATTTAAATTGCTTCTTAATATAATTCtggttataatttataaaaattataaattataatttttttattgaaatgtgAGTTTGGCCTCAACTCACCATCAAAAcaaacaatttattagtttatttaaatatttgataaatctTGTCATTCTTTTtaaagatatattaattaaattatcgAAGTAAGTTAAATGATTAACATATCAAAATAAACAAGATTTAAAAATGATGAAACCTATAAAATTTGTCAgtaatttttttggataaaaagtTTATCACTAGATAAATTTATTGATTCAAGTCTTTTATATAAGCTCACATGCTTAAATATTATTACATGATtcctatttattttaaaaaacaagtacttaaaaaaactttattaaGTGATCTATGACATAATATATTTAGCTAAATATACTTctagattattattttttaaatatagtcTAAACATGACCTACACTTAATATTGCAGGCCAAGTTGGGCAACATTAGTGACTATTTCCATTTCTGTGTGATGGTCAATGTGAATGTGTTACACCTAAGAAGACAAGTTGGGGAATCGTGGCAATGTGGCATGGATGCAATTGTCACCTAAAACATAAACTCACATAGCAACCACCAAATGATTATCTCAATTTCCCTGTGCTTCTTGGTCACAAAACAATCCcttcttatttaaaattaaaatgagataaatgaaaacttgcaaaaatataattatattaccATGTGCTAAaacatatattatatgtaaattggTGAGAACCAAATAAACATGATAAGATTGAATATGTCATACAACCTAACCAAATAAGCAGCCAATAAAGCACAATTCCTTAAACCCACCACCTAATAATATCCAGTGAGTGGCCACTGACCTGACCGAATTTTATCCATCAAGTTTCTGGTCACATGTGACATATTCCAAGCAAAATGCTATTGATACATCAGctacacaaattgaaatcattagtcaataaaatgttttataaatattagtcaataatgttttttattggaATGGGCCTCAACTTAGTCCAATGTAAACTTCATTTAGATCCAACATTTAGATTCTAAATACAATGAtccacaatatttttaattttatttgccACTAGTATCTTCTcacatttttcaatttcaaactcAGGTACAATATTTTGTTTCAgctttattataaaaaaaaaatcctatgagaatgttgaataataaaaatatgaaagtgaCATGCAATGAAATAGAAGTAAGGGAAAAGATGACAAAGCTTAGTATATCAGCACATCGAGAAGccaaaaaatgtaaataaatattaaaattattatagatatatattttttagtaacGAAAAAAGAATCGAACTCAAATATAAATAGGGGAAGGGAGATTAGTTGGAGTGGAAGAGAAGAAAGAAGCGAAGGCATATATTAGTGGCATAACATAAACATATCTATCATAAAGGGAACGCATCgcatataatataaattaggtATAACCAACGCTCTATATTTCTTATTTCTTATTTCTATTTCTTGGTCGGCACGGAGCGAAttgaaaagagagagagaagagagagagaacTAGGTCATCGTATTGGAAGAAGAAGCTCTGGGTTCCACCTCTTCCCGTCCTTCGAGGCGGTCGTTATACTACTTGCTCTTCaggtctctctctctctctctctatatatatatatatgtgttgtaTCTATTGATTTTCCTTTCTGCGTTTCAGATCCGATCCGATTTCCTTTCGATTCTTccgatttcttttttttaatcgcgtctgtttcaattttgttattcTTTCTGTTTGTTCTTAACGATTTCTTTAATTTATCGCGGTTTTTTATGGTTGACGATTGAAGACGGTAATTGTTTTCGATTGATTGATTTTCTTATGAATtggattgttttttttaatgttatttgaaCCTGAGTTTGTtgaatttggttttggtgaTGTATTTTTAGGGATTGTTTTGAGGTTTTTGTGTTGGATTTTGGATTTCGCGTTAATTAGGGTTTGAATATTGGATTCTGTTTGTTATTAGTAGTTGAACGCTTTTAGCTTCCTTAGGATTTCTCCGGTCTATTGAGGTCGACAATCCAGAAAGTGTTTTCGATTGATTGACGCTTCATTGCTTCATCGaattgaaattgtaattttCCTCCATGTTTATATGATTATGACTTGGTGGATAGTGGTTCTGTTATGCATTTTAAGGTTTTGTTTTTTGTACTTTAGTTTTTGGTAGGGTTTGGAGAGAGAATCATTTTGTGCTTAACGTAGATGAAAATGTTCTACTCCTTGGAGTCTCATGTGCATTGTGGTTATTACTAATATATGCAATGGTTTGTTTTTTGAAGCATGTTCAGATTCGATGAAATGGTGAACTTTTctcaattgtattttttgtttcatgGGGATTTAAAATCTTACCTATTACCATAAAGAATGAATCCTGGCTAGAGCTGCTTGTAGGTTATTGTACCTGGAGGAACTTCGATTTTGGAATTTAGTTTCTAGTTGGGACACAATGACTGATTATTTGTGTTTTATCAGTGAAAAATTCAGACTTTGTgctggaaatttgaaatttaactGTTATGATATATGATACGAATAAGTGTAAATACAATCAATTTTACTTGGTCACAATCTTAATTACGTTTTTAATAGCATCtgatgtttcattttttttgagAGGCTAGAGACCATTTGAAAATATGTATGTTGGAATTATTAATCTAACCTCCATTCTGTTGCCACCTTCTATTATTGCAGGGTTGTCTGGTTTTGAATCTAAAGGGTTGTGACTTACATTCTAAAATATGGAGGGAAGTTGTTTCTCAACAAATTGCTACCAGTATCGGTTTTTTGCATTCCAAGAAGTGCTTGATTGGCGGGTTTTCATCCTTGGAAGTTTTCTTCTGGTTTCCTTTGTCAATTGCACTTAGTGTTCTGTTCATCGTCAATGATCATCAAAGGGTACGTCATGCTAGTTTATTCTGATACAGGTGCTGCA
This region of Cicer arietinum cultivar CDC Frontier isolate Library 1 chromosome 8, Cicar.CDCFrontier_v2.0, whole genome shotgun sequence genomic DNA includes:
- the LOC101513123 gene encoding probable methyltransferase PMT21; amino-acid sequence: MKHKDGKLINPPNKHRSLTAAITIIVLCGFSFYLGGIFKSGNSDNGVSVINNIQKTLESPKESSGSLQIRSFNFPECSNDYQDYTPCTDPKRWRKYGTYRLTLLERHCPPISERKECLVPPPPGYKPPIRWPKSRDECWYRNVPYDWINKQKSNQHWLRKEGEKFLFPGGGTMFPNGVGEYVDLMQDLIPGIKDGSVRTAIDTGCGVASWGGDLLDRGVLTISLAPRDNHEAQVQFALERGIPAILGVISTQRLPFPSNSFDMAHCSRCLIPWTEFGGIYLLEIHRILRPGGFWVLSGPPVNYERRWRGWNTTVEEQRSDYEKLQDLLTSMCFKLYNKKDDIAVWQKATDNTCYDKLSRDSYPPKCDDSLEPDSGWYTPLRACFVVPDAKYQKSGLTYMNKWPQRLNVAPERISIVQGSSSSSFSHDNSKWKKRAQHYKKLVPELGTEKVRNVMDMNTAYGGFAASLINDPLWVMNVVSSYSPNTLPVVFDRGLIGTFHDWCEAFSTYPRTYDLLHADGLFTAESHRCEMKYVMLEMDRILRPGGHAIIRESSYFADAVATIAKGMRWICRKENTEYGVEKEKILICQKKLWQPSNSGSR